One region of Callithrix jacchus isolate 240 chromosome 16, calJac240_pri, whole genome shotgun sequence genomic DNA includes:
- the GPIHBP1 gene encoding glycosylphosphatidylinositol-anchored high density lipoprotein-binding protein 1 isoform X4, with protein sequence MAFPAGGRGSRLSSSGKLSTGHKQEQHCRQREQQGQRLEVEVRGSQEASGPANTLLSGGEEELQSPTQGLRVRDTAATGEMKVLGAVLLVLLLCRWPGRGQAEPEEEEEEEDYRPDGYDEEDEDEVEEETDRLPGGRDRVLLRCYTCQSLPRNERCNLTQNCRHGHTCTTLIAHGNTDSCQPFTKTVEGTQMTMTCCQSSLCNVPPWQSSQVQDPLGKGAGSPRDSSKTVGTAFLLILLTGLGAIEAGRA encoded by the exons ATGGCTTTCCCAGCTGGAGGCCGAGGGAGCAGGCTCAGCAGCTCTGGAAAGCTCTCCACAGGACACAAGCAAGAACAGCACTGcagacagagggaacagcaggggCAAAGGCTGGAGGTGGAAGTGAGGGGCAGTCAGGAGGCCTCAGGACCAGCAAACACACTGCTGAGTGGGGGTGAGGAAGAG CTCCAGAGCCCTACACAAGGACTCAGAGTCAGGGACACAGCAGCGACCGGCGAGATGAAGGTGCTTGGAGCTGTCCTGCTTGTCCTGCTTCTATGCAGGTGGCCAG GGAGAGGGCAGGCAGagccggaggaggaggaggaggaggaggactacAGGCCAGATGGCTACGATGAGGAAGATGAGGATGAGGTGGAAGAGGAGACTGACAGGCTCCCTGGTGGCAGGGACAGAG TGCTGCTTCGGTGTTACACCTGTCAGTCCCTGCCCAGGAACGAACGCTGTAACCTGACACAGAACTGCAGGCACGGCCACACCTGCACCACCCTCATTGCCCACGGGAACACGG ACAGCTGCCAGCCCTTCACCAAGACAGTCGAGGGGACCCAGATGACCATGACCTGCTGCCAGTCCAGCCTGTGCAACGTCCCACCCTGGCAGAGCTCCCAAGTCCAGGACCCACTGGGCAAGGGGGCAGGCAGCCCCCGGGACAGCTCCAAAACTGTGGGCACGGCCTTCCTGCTCATCCTCCTCACCGGCCTTGGTGCAATAGAGGCTGGGAGAGCCTGA
- the GPIHBP1 gene encoding glycosylphosphatidylinositol-anchored high density lipoprotein-binding protein 1 isoform X3, protein MAFPAGGRGSRLSSSGKLSTGHKQEQHCRQREQQGQRLEVEVRGSQEASGPANTLLSGGEEELQSPTQGLRVRDTAATGEMKVLGAVLLVLLLCRWPGRGQAEPEEEEEEEDYRPDGYDEEDEDEVEEETDRLPGGRDRVLLRCYTCQSLPRNERCNLTQNCRHGHTCTTLIAHGNTESGLLTTHSTWCADSCQPFTKTVEGTQMTMTCCQSSLCNVPPWQSSQVQDPLGKGAGSPRDSSKTVGTAFLLILLTGLGAIEAGRA, encoded by the exons ATGGCTTTCCCAGCTGGAGGCCGAGGGAGCAGGCTCAGCAGCTCTGGAAAGCTCTCCACAGGACACAAGCAAGAACAGCACTGcagacagagggaacagcaggggCAAAGGCTGGAGGTGGAAGTGAGGGGCAGTCAGGAGGCCTCAGGACCAGCAAACACACTGCTGAGTGGGGGTGAGGAAGAG CTCCAGAGCCCTACACAAGGACTCAGAGTCAGGGACACAGCAGCGACCGGCGAGATGAAGGTGCTTGGAGCTGTCCTGCTTGTCCTGCTTCTATGCAGGTGGCCAG GGAGAGGGCAGGCAGagccggaggaggaggaggaggaggaggactacAGGCCAGATGGCTACGATGAGGAAGATGAGGATGAGGTGGAAGAGGAGACTGACAGGCTCCCTGGTGGCAGGGACAGAG TGCTGCTTCGGTGTTACACCTGTCAGTCCCTGCCCAGGAACGAACGCTGTAACCTGACACAGAACTGCAGGCACGGCCACACCTGCACCACCCTCATTGCCCACGGGAACACGG agtCAGGCCTCCTGACCACCCACTCCACCTGGTGTGCAGACAGCTGCCAGCCCTTCACCAAGACAGTCGAGGGGACCCAGATGACCATGACCTGCTGCCAGTCCAGCCTGTGCAACGTCCCACCCTGGCAGAGCTCCCAAGTCCAGGACCCACTGGGCAAGGGGGCAGGCAGCCCCCGGGACAGCTCCAAAACTGTGGGCACGGCCTTCCTGCTCATCCTCCTCACCGGCCTTGGTGCAATAGAGGCTGGGAGAGCCTGA
- the GPIHBP1 gene encoding glycosylphosphatidylinositol-anchored high density lipoprotein-binding protein 1 isoform X2 encodes MAFPAGGRGSRLSSSGKLSTGHKQEQHCRQREQQGQRLEVEVRGSQEASGPANTLLSGGEEELQSPTQGLRVRDTAATGEMKVLGAVLLVLLLCRWPGRGQAEPEEEEEEEDYRPDGYDEEDEDEVEEETDRLPGGRDRVAFQSREQRKKPPTGMLLRCYTCQSLPRNERCNLTQNCRHGHTCTTLIAHGNTDSCQPFTKTVEGTQMTMTCCQSSLCNVPPWQSSQVQDPLGKGAGSPRDSSKTVGTAFLLILLTGLGAIEAGRA; translated from the exons ATGGCTTTCCCAGCTGGAGGCCGAGGGAGCAGGCTCAGCAGCTCTGGAAAGCTCTCCACAGGACACAAGCAAGAACAGCACTGcagacagagggaacagcaggggCAAAGGCTGGAGGTGGAAGTGAGGGGCAGTCAGGAGGCCTCAGGACCAGCAAACACACTGCTGAGTGGGGGTGAGGAAGAG CTCCAGAGCCCTACACAAGGACTCAGAGTCAGGGACACAGCAGCGACCGGCGAGATGAAGGTGCTTGGAGCTGTCCTGCTTGTCCTGCTTCTATGCAGGTGGCCAG GGAGAGGGCAGGCAGagccggaggaggaggaggaggaggaggactacAGGCCAGATGGCTACGATGAGGAAGATGAGGATGAGGTGGAAGAGGAGACTGACAGGCTCCCTGGTGGCAGGGACAGAG TTGCCTTCCAGAGTCGGGAACAGAGGAAGAAGCCACCAACTGGGA TGCTGCTTCGGTGTTACACCTGTCAGTCCCTGCCCAGGAACGAACGCTGTAACCTGACACAGAACTGCAGGCACGGCCACACCTGCACCACCCTCATTGCCCACGGGAACACGG ACAGCTGCCAGCCCTTCACCAAGACAGTCGAGGGGACCCAGATGACCATGACCTGCTGCCAGTCCAGCCTGTGCAACGTCCCACCCTGGCAGAGCTCCCAAGTCCAGGACCCACTGGGCAAGGGGGCAGGCAGCCCCCGGGACAGCTCCAAAACTGTGGGCACGGCCTTCCTGCTCATCCTCCTCACCGGCCTTGGTGCAATAGAGGCTGGGAGAGCCTGA
- the GPIHBP1 gene encoding glycosylphosphatidylinositol-anchored high density lipoprotein-binding protein 1 isoform X5, which translates to MKVLGAVLLVLLLCRWPGRGQAEPEEEEEEEDYRPDGYDEEDEDEVEEETDRLPGGRDRVLLRCYTCQSLPRNERCNLTQNCRHGHTCTTLIAHGNTESGLLTTHSTWCADSCQPFTKTVEGTQMTMTCCQSSLCNVPPWQSSQVQDPLGKGAGSPRDSSKTVGTAFLLILLTGLGAIEAGRA; encoded by the exons ATGAAGGTGCTTGGAGCTGTCCTGCTTGTCCTGCTTCTATGCAGGTGGCCAG GGAGAGGGCAGGCAGagccggaggaggaggaggaggaggaggactacAGGCCAGATGGCTACGATGAGGAAGATGAGGATGAGGTGGAAGAGGAGACTGACAGGCTCCCTGGTGGCAGGGACAGAG TGCTGCTTCGGTGTTACACCTGTCAGTCCCTGCCCAGGAACGAACGCTGTAACCTGACACAGAACTGCAGGCACGGCCACACCTGCACCACCCTCATTGCCCACGGGAACACGG agtCAGGCCTCCTGACCACCCACTCCACCTGGTGTGCAGACAGCTGCCAGCCCTTCACCAAGACAGTCGAGGGGACCCAGATGACCATGACCTGCTGCCAGTCCAGCCTGTGCAACGTCCCACCCTGGCAGAGCTCCCAAGTCCAGGACCCACTGGGCAAGGGGGCAGGCAGCCCCCGGGACAGCTCCAAAACTGTGGGCACGGCCTTCCTGCTCATCCTCCTCACCGGCCTTGGTGCAATAGAGGCTGGGAGAGCCTGA
- the GPIHBP1 gene encoding glycosylphosphatidylinositol-anchored high density lipoprotein-binding protein 1 isoform X1, which translates to MAFPAGGRGSRLSSSGKLSTGHKQEQHCRQREQQGQRLEVEVRGSQEASGPANTLLSGGEEELQSPTQGLRVRDTAATGEMKVLGAVLLVLLLCRWPGRGQAEPEEEEEEEDYRPDGYDEEDEDEVEEETDRLPGGRDRVAFQSREQRKKPPTGMLLRCYTCQSLPRNERCNLTQNCRHGHTCTTLIAHGNTESGLLTTHSTWCADSCQPFTKTVEGTQMTMTCCQSSLCNVPPWQSSQVQDPLGKGAGSPRDSSKTVGTAFLLILLTGLGAIEAGRA; encoded by the exons ATGGCTTTCCCAGCTGGAGGCCGAGGGAGCAGGCTCAGCAGCTCTGGAAAGCTCTCCACAGGACACAAGCAAGAACAGCACTGcagacagagggaacagcaggggCAAAGGCTGGAGGTGGAAGTGAGGGGCAGTCAGGAGGCCTCAGGACCAGCAAACACACTGCTGAGTGGGGGTGAGGAAGAG CTCCAGAGCCCTACACAAGGACTCAGAGTCAGGGACACAGCAGCGACCGGCGAGATGAAGGTGCTTGGAGCTGTCCTGCTTGTCCTGCTTCTATGCAGGTGGCCAG GGAGAGGGCAGGCAGagccggaggaggaggaggaggaggaggactacAGGCCAGATGGCTACGATGAGGAAGATGAGGATGAGGTGGAAGAGGAGACTGACAGGCTCCCTGGTGGCAGGGACAGAG TTGCCTTCCAGAGTCGGGAACAGAGGAAGAAGCCACCAACTGGGA TGCTGCTTCGGTGTTACACCTGTCAGTCCCTGCCCAGGAACGAACGCTGTAACCTGACACAGAACTGCAGGCACGGCCACACCTGCACCACCCTCATTGCCCACGGGAACACGG agtCAGGCCTCCTGACCACCCACTCCACCTGGTGTGCAGACAGCTGCCAGCCCTTCACCAAGACAGTCGAGGGGACCCAGATGACCATGACCTGCTGCCAGTCCAGCCTGTGCAACGTCCCACCCTGGCAGAGCTCCCAAGTCCAGGACCCACTGGGCAAGGGGGCAGGCAGCCCCCGGGACAGCTCCAAAACTGTGGGCACGGCCTTCCTGCTCATCCTCCTCACCGGCCTTGGTGCAATAGAGGCTGGGAGAGCCTGA